In a single window of the Planctomycetia bacterium genome:
- a CDS encoding type II toxin-antitoxin system VapC family toxin: MACFDTSVLLDLMGRGGRVGMRRASSAIRRLCAEGKSLTTTCFNVAELMVGVHRANDAELEREKLNTALEGFRVLAFDPACAELFGLIQGRLLKIDRPTGDMDALIASVAIRHQETLVTSNVKHFADIPEIELEAYAV, from the coding sequence ATGGCCTGCTTCGACACAAGCGTGCTGCTCGACCTCATGGGACGTGGCGGGCGAGTCGGGATGCGCCGGGCATCATCCGCGATTCGCCGACTCTGTGCTGAAGGCAAGTCTCTGACCACGACATGCTTCAACGTTGCTGAATTGATGGTGGGCGTGCATCGCGCAAACGACGCCGAACTGGAGCGGGAGAAGTTGAACACCGCGCTCGAGGGATTCAGGGTTCTCGCTTTCGACCCGGCCTGTGCCGAGCTGTTTGGGCTCATTCAGGGGCGCTTGTTGAAGATCGATCGTCCCACCGGGGACATGGACGCGCTCATCGCCTCCGTGGCGATTCGCCATCAGGAGACGCTCGTTACGTCAAACGTCAAACACTTCGCGGATATCCCGGAGATCGAGCTCGAAGCATACGCGGTTTAA